One Phaseolus vulgaris cultivar G19833 chromosome 4, P. vulgaris v2.0, whole genome shotgun sequence DNA window includes the following coding sequences:
- the LOC137838382 gene encoding uncharacterized protein, translating into MGDLDKDLCLFWKSVAAANITFLTSAIISFEFFEDQLEARIDLMLGKGKLAELRALARAHELASGSQTVPTSVAEIAAAQGRSPPQGPAPSEALPAQQRKKLILRKPKRKAPQVVHEDEEEDDEVTEDGLITKRRRVAPSSPPAPPPLPTPTPPSPPAPTSPVQAVPLAAAFPTVEATEPNFMENPPSASTPFVSAGEGPPSTTSIAEAALGGDEGAHNSPIIIIESPTSPPRQEAQPLPIQEGGGESQHQAPSAPPPPAVVSLPLAVKGIWGPFIAKLRMMAEDLPSIISKVVESSSIKLQDDISVLQEENRLLWIEAEKLSCNLMMAEIEHSRVEDAMSTELRVARKEATDLHQKVHLLAQEKIELESKLVPYRIKAANLEASIKADAAKVESLKKRSVDREVLLGKVEKERDDTMAELAEARKENERIAAELAQAQEENKKVAEDLTQARETTEELKK; encoded by the exons atgggcgatttggacaaggacctgtgcctcttctggaagagcgtggcagccgCTAACATCACCTTTCTCACCTCTGCGAtcatttccttcgagttcttcgaggaccaactcgaggctcgcatag atctcatgctgggtaaaggcaagctagctgaattgagggcgctcgcccgagcccacgagttggcgtcgggctcccaaactgtgcccaCCTCAGTagcggagatcgccgctgctcagggcaggtcgccccctcaaggcccagctccttcagaaGCATTGCCCGCTCAACAACGCAAGAAACTCATCTtaaggaagccaaagaggaaagctcctcagGTGGTtcatgaagatgaagaagaggatgatgaggtaaccgaggatggcctcatcactaaaaggagaagggtggcaccttcttcaccacctgctccacctcctcttccaacaccaacaccgccttctccgcCAGCTCCAAcatcgccagtccaagcagtacCTTTGGCGGCTGCATTTCCTACGGTTGAGGCtactgagcccaacttcatggagaaccctccgagcgcctccacgccattcgtatctgctggagagggtcctccttcaacaacctcaatcgccgaagctgcgctaggtggggatgaaggcgctcaTAACTCGCCGATAATCATCATTGAATCCCCCacatcaccaccacgccaagaagcccaaCCTTTACCAATCCAAGAGGGCGGTGGTGAGAGCCaacaccaggctccttcagcgcctCCACCACCAGCGGTTGTGAGCCTTCCCCTCGCGGTTAAAGGGATCTGGGGACCCTTCATAGCCAAGCTcagaatgatggcagaggacctcccctccatcatatcaaaagttGTGGAGAGCTCCAGCATAAAACTTCAAGacgacatctccgtgctccaagaggagaatcgcctattgtggatcgaggcggagaagttgtcttgcAATCTTATGATGGCGGAAATCGAGCACTCGcgggtggaggacgccatgagcaccgagctgagggtggcgcgtaaggaggccaccgatctacacCAGAaggtgcacctcctagctcaagagaaaattgagctagAGAGCAAACTGGTTCCCTACCGTATCAAGGCGGCTAACCTGGAGGCATCAATCAAAgcagatgcagccaaggtagagagcCTTAAGAAGAGGTcagtagatcgggaggtcctcttaGGAAAAGTCGAGAAAGAGAGGGATGACaccatggctgagctcgccgaagccagaaaggagaatgagaggatcgccgcagagctggcccaggcgcaggaggaaaacaagaaggttgctgaagacctcaCTCAAGCTCGTGAGACAACTGAAGAACTAAAGAAATGA